The region CCCACACTTTCCCCTACCACTGGCCTCAACTCCCAAATCTCCAATGTGActcttgccagtgtggctcaaagGGCTAATAAACCAGGACTTCTCAGACAGTTAGGACACAAGCTCATTCACCAACAGGAACCCGAAAATGGCCACACAACAACCTAGTGTTTCCTATAGCGATTCTTTGGGGTTTCACCACACCCTGTTTTGTCACAGTTGAGAGCACCTGGATTCTTCCCCAACCCCAGACTTCCCAGGAGGCCTGGGAGCTCATGGGTGATGGCCCGCTCAATCTTCTCCAGAAAGCAGCCCCCCATGTAAGAACACTGCTGGGACAGGAGCTTGAAACTAGAAATGGGGTTGATACCAAAGAAGTCCTTGTAGGCCTCACGGTTAGGAAGGTCAAATTTGCTGACGTTGGTCTTTGCCAGGATGGTCTTGAAGATATAGAATTTATCAGGATCTTCCACAATGTCCTTAAAGACCAGCTCTCCATCACTGAAGAAGGTCATTTTATCCTTGTATGTCTGCAGATAGCGGTCGACCAAGAGGGCATGGATGCGGACGCGGATGGCATGCTGGCGGATGAAGGCAATCTTGTTCTCCAACCTGTTCTCAATCACCTGGTTCAGGTCTTCCAGGAGGGAGATCTCTTCCTTGAGAAACAGTTCCCGGTGGGTATCGGGCTTGTAGTCTTGTGGCCAGAAGGAGCTGACGTAGACCCTTGGAGGTTCGGTGACGTTGATGAGTGGGGCCAAGCTCCAGAAGAGAGCCCCGTAGACCCGCATGAGCATCTGTGTGGCCAAGTTGTCGGCCTTGTTCAAGATGATCCTTATCTGGGATTCCCGCCCCTTCAGCTGGCGGAATAGCATCTCCAGCTCCAGACCCACATCCAGTTTGGTTGGGTCAAAGACGACAAAGATGAGGTCAGCTCTGTCAATGAACCATTGGCACACATCGTTGAAGGGGTAACcttggggagagagagtgagaagtcAGGCTGAGCACACATTACCTCAAGCCCCTTATGCCTCTTGCCAGAACCAAACCACCCCACAGGTTGAAGAAAATAACCGCATTAAAGATTTTCTGGTCTTCTAAACACTTTTAAAGAATTAACTGCATATCTCCTGGCCATTGTCAACCTTCAACCAAGAGCAGCCTGATCTTTGCTTTAATCTAAATGGAATCCAAGGCTCCAGGGGACCAACATGCTTTTTTGAAATGGAGATTTTTCCTACTGTCTAAAAATATCTggggcagcctggctggtgtggctcagtggattgagtgctggcctgtgaaccaaagggtcactggtcccATTCTCAGTCTATGGCAggtgcctggtttgtgggccaggtccctagtgcggggcacttgagaggcaaccacacactgatgtttccttcccttcccctctctaaaagtaaacaaataaaatcttttaaaaataataataaaaggatcTGGGGCAGTGGTGAAGATGTCGAAGGAAAGAAGTCAGGGAATGAGAAGGATGTGAAAGAGAGCATCCATCAGTACTAGAGTTATTGGGGTGATTGCTTTGTTAGTTATATAAACATCTAACCACTAttttgtatacctaaaactagtataatattgtacgtcaactgtaattgaaatattttttaattttaataaaaattttttttaaaaagagaggatccaTCATTTAGGGGAAAGAGGTGTCCAGGCATAAGACCCAGACTGGAACTGGGGCTTTGCCAGGGGCCAGCTGAGTACTAAATGCTTCTAAGCTTTAGCATTCCAGCTATAAAATGGCAAGAAGAACTATGAAGCCTACGTTGGTAAAAAGATCACTGTGCTGCTACAAATATAGGAGAACACTTAACTAAAACTGCCACATACTATGTGCTCAATATATTTTCATTCCTTCAacttcttatttctaaaatgaggAGACTAGGAATACCTCTCTTGGgaattttttacaaaattaaccAATAATGCATAACATTATCTGATATGTACTTGAGCATAATAAAGGCTAATTTACTATTATAATTATGAGTGATAATATTATTACTAGCCATAAAACAGGGTCTGGTTATAACCAAAATGGGAGTGATAACCATTAACTGAGATCTGTCATCTCCGGTCACCTACCCTACAAATGCCGTTATGACTCACTCTCTGCAGATAACCTTGAGTCATGGCGATTTTCAGTGGCCCGTGTTATAGTCTAGTGCCTGCCACCTGAAGGCAAGTCGGGCTTTTGTTACAAGCCTATCTTGAAGCAGGCCTGGTAGAGCGGGAAGAATTAAAGGTCAGGTTCAACCCAGGCCCAGGTTAGCCAGAGGTTAAGTACACCTGGACTGGGATCCAATTGGTCCAGGCTCTTAATTAGCCAGGACAGCCTGGGCCTCCCAAAGGCAGCTCAGGCCCAGCATACACCTTGTGGAGCTACTTACAGAGAACATCAGTTTCCTCCTGGGAAAAAATGATCACCTCCCTACCAGATCAGTCCTTGGGGAGGTAAAAGGACAAGGTACTCCACACCTAAGTGACACCACAGTGAcaacaagaaggggctggaagcagAGAACACATCCCCTGGTGTTGGACAAGGCTGGCCACATTTCCTCTCCCCTGCTTGTCTACCACCCACTGTTAACAACAGTTTTCCAGAATAAAGCTCACCCTATGTCAGATATGAGTGCTAAATT is a window of Desmodus rotundus isolate HL8 chromosome 1, HLdesRot8A.1, whole genome shotgun sequence DNA encoding:
- the SRL gene encoding sarcalumenin isoform X2 — translated: MYLSELSGGVSCCGWEFGSFREEAEDVSEEAPLRDRSHIEKTLMLDEDKPADDYSVVLQRLRKIYHSSIKPLEQSYKYNELRQHEITDGEITSKPMVLFLGPWSVGKSTMINYLLGLENTRYQLYTGAEPTTSEFTVLMHGPKLKTIEGIVMAADSARSFSPLEKFGQNFLEKLIGIEVPHKLLERVTFVDTPGIIENRKQQERGYPFNDVCQWFIDRADLIFVVFDPTKLDVGLELEMLFRQLKGRESQIRIILNKADNLATQMLMRVYGALFWSLAPLINVTEPPRVYVSSFWPQDYKPDTHRELFLKEEISLLEDLNQVIENRLENKIAFIRQHAIRVRIHALLVDRYLQTYKDKMTFFSDGELVFKDIVEDPDKFYIFKTILAKTNVSKFDLPNREAYKDFFGINPISSFKLLSQQCSYMGGCFLEKIERAITHELPGLLGSLGLGKNPGALNCDKTGCGETPKNRYRKH
- the SRL gene encoding sarcalumenin isoform X3; amino-acid sequence: MRALVLLCCFVASFLLPGQAEEAEDVSEEAPLRDRSHIEKTLMLDEDKPADDYSVVLQRLRKIYHSSIKPLEQSYKYNELRQHEITDGEITSKPMVLFLGPWSVGKSTMINYLLGLENTRYQLYTGAEPTTSEFTVLMHGPKLKTIEGIVMAADSARSFSPLEKFGQNFLEKLIGIEVPHKLLERVTFVDTPGIIENRKQQERGYPFNDVCQWFIDRADLIFVVFDPTKLDVGLELEMLFRQLKGRESQIRIILNKADNLATQMLMRVYGALFWSLAPLINVTEPPRVYVSSFWPQDYKPDTHRELFLKEEISLLEDLNQVIENRLENKIAFIRQHAIRVRIHALLVDRYLQTYKDKMTFFSDGELVFKDIVEDPDKFYIFKTILAKTNVSKFDLPNREAYKDFFGINPISSFKLLSQQCSYMGGCFLEKIERAITHELPGLLGSLGLGKNPGALNCDKTGCGETPKNRYRKH